The Pontibacter pudoricolor genome contains a region encoding:
- a CDS encoding alpha/beta fold hydrolase — protein MKHLLPDGLSLYYELHGAEDATQALVFLNGLSQSTAAWGGVIKALGEKYKLVLIDLLFQGQSDAAPAHRSFEAHAADVANLLQSLNLPETVIVGISYGGAVAQRFLVNYPELAQAGVLLSTFPYKDAYFDAIGYSWKQALLAGGYPLMLDVMLPLVLGRSYFLNPIITIDALKNSKATQSPSVDNLIKLVRATEESGNYLQELKKVQVPVLVVHGEEDMLCTPEMGRAITESLPNAELEIIPAVGHTLNLECIPVLIQLLDTFAAKLRLEV, from the coding sequence ATGAAACACCTGTTACCCGACGGACTAAGTTTATACTATGAGTTACATGGCGCTGAAGATGCAACACAGGCACTTGTTTTCCTGAATGGCTTGTCGCAATCTACGGCAGCGTGGGGTGGCGTAATAAAAGCACTTGGCGAGAAATATAAACTGGTACTGATCGATCTGTTGTTCCAGGGGCAAAGCGATGCAGCACCTGCACACCGCAGTTTTGAAGCACACGCGGCTGATGTAGCAAATCTGTTACAATCATTGAATTTGCCTGAGACAGTTATAGTTGGCATCTCTTATGGTGGAGCTGTTGCACAACGTTTCCTGGTAAATTACCCGGAGCTGGCGCAGGCTGGCGTGCTGCTTTCTACCTTCCCGTATAAAGATGCTTATTTTGATGCCATTGGCTATAGTTGGAAACAAGCTTTATTGGCAGGCGGCTACCCACTGATGCTGGATGTGATGCTTCCTTTGGTGCTGGGTCGCAGCTACTTCCTGAACCCGATCATCACGATTGATGCCCTTAAAAACAGCAAAGCTACCCAAAGCCCGAGCGTAGACAACCTGATAAAACTGGTGCGCGCCACTGAGGAAAGTGGTAATTACCTGCAGGAGCTTAAGAAAGTGCAGGTGCCTGTACTGGTTGTGCACGGCGAAGAAGACATGCTTTGTACCCCGGAGATGGGCCGCGCTATTACAGAGTCACTTCCAAATGCAGAGCTCGAAATTATACCGGCAGTTGGCCATACGTTGAACCTGGAGTGCATTCCTGTGCTGATTCAGCTACTTGATACCTTTGCTGCCAAGCTGAGGCTGGAGGTTTAG
- a CDS encoding M16 family metallopeptidase, producing the protein MKRKIIACLLWCVTGAAALAQTQGNKIEFTEYTLPNGLHVILHKDNSTPNVAVSVLYHVGSKNEVKGRTGFAHFFEHLMFEGTENIDRGQYMSMVQAAGGSLNANTSFDRTYYYELLPSNQVALGLWMEAERMKGAKVDETGVETQRKVVQEEKRMRVDNQPYGTILENTFGLAYKEHPYKITPIGTFEDLNSAKIEEFRDFYKTFYVPNNATLSIAGDINIDDTKKMIEQYFGSIPKGTKAIPRPTIKEPKQTEERRKIVYDNIQLPAVIQAYHIPAQGTPDHYALSMLTTLLSGGESARLPKALVDKQQKAVAALSVPFPTEDPGLFLTYAIASVGTDAQALEDAMNVEIERVKTEPLEDKEFQKLRNQIESQFVQQNSTVAGRAENLANYHVYYKDANLINTEIDRYMKVTKEDIQRVAKEYLTKDNRVVLHYLPKSAQPKQ; encoded by the coding sequence ATGAAACGTAAAATTATCGCCTGCCTTTTGTGGTGTGTAACCGGTGCAGCTGCACTGGCGCAAACCCAGGGCAACAAGATCGAGTTCACAGAATACACCCTCCCGAACGGGCTACATGTGATCCTGCATAAGGATAACTCTACACCAAACGTAGCAGTTTCGGTACTATACCATGTAGGTTCTAAAAACGAAGTAAAAGGCCGTACAGGTTTTGCCCACTTCTTTGAACACCTGATGTTTGAAGGCACCGAGAACATCGATCGTGGCCAGTACATGAGCATGGTGCAGGCTGCAGGTGGTTCACTTAACGCTAACACCTCTTTCGACAGAACATATTATTACGAATTGCTGCCGTCTAACCAGGTTGCGTTAGGTTTATGGATGGAAGCGGAGCGTATGAAAGGCGCTAAAGTGGATGAAACAGGCGTAGAAACCCAGCGCAAAGTAGTGCAGGAAGAAAAACGCATGCGCGTTGACAACCAGCCTTACGGAACTATACTGGAAAACACATTCGGTTTAGCTTACAAAGAGCACCCTTACAAGATCACCCCGATCGGTACGTTCGAGGATTTAAATAGCGCTAAGATCGAGGAGTTCCGTGATTTCTATAAGACTTTCTACGTGCCTAACAACGCAACACTTTCTATAGCCGGCGATATCAACATCGACGATACCAAGAAAATGATCGAGCAGTATTTTGGCAGCATCCCGAAAGGCACAAAAGCAATACCTCGCCCAACTATAAAAGAGCCGAAGCAGACAGAAGAGCGTCGTAAAATTGTTTATGACAACATTCAGCTTCCGGCAGTTATCCAGGCATACCACATTCCGGCGCAGGGCACACCTGACCATTATGCCTTATCTATGCTGACTACCTTATTATCTGGTGGCGAGAGTGCGCGTTTACCTAAAGCATTGGTTGATAAGCAGCAGAAAGCCGTTGCAGCCCTGTCTGTGCCGTTCCCTACCGAAGATCCGGGCCTGTTCCTGACGTATGCTATTGCCAGTGTTGGCACAGATGCGCAGGCACTGGAAGATGCCATGAATGTGGAGATTGAGCGTGTTAAAACAGAGCCACTTGAAGACAAAGAGTTCCAGAAACTACGCAACCAGATCGAGAGCCAGTTTGTGCAGCAGAACAGCACTGTAGCCGGGCGCGCCGAAAACCTTGCCAACTACCATGTATACTATAAAGATGCGAACCTGATCAACACAGAGATAGACCGCTACATGAAAGTTACAAAAGAAGATATTCAGCGTGTGGCGAAAGAGTACCTGACCAAAGACAACCGTGTAGTATTGCACTACCTGCCAAAGTCAGCTCAGCCTAAACAGTAA
- a CDS encoding OmpP1/FadL family transporter: protein MKSKILALLGSTLLTGTAMAGGYQVNLASQRQIGMGHTGTGLVTGTSSIFFNPGAMAQARNGVTIGASAIISKIAYQAPESNNTIMADNPTGTPFQVYGVYGITDKLKAGLGVYTPFGSTVNWGNEWNGRFGLNELSLKAIFVQPTLSYQVTEKLGIGAGFVYSTGGVNLKRSIPLEGNEGEGRAELDGDASGFGYNLGVFFKPTEKLSLGLNYRSQVDMEVEEGTAEFDVPASVQSRFPANGTSFKAKLPLPSTLTLGIGFNPTEKLTLAVDISRVGWSAYEKLRFDYGADVNGSNFTENARNYEDVFIYRIGAEYNVTESLALRAGAYLDETPVQDGYLTPETPDSDSRGLSFGLGYSINENISIDASFLYINKKERTDASNLSGGIGGTYKSIAYIPGVALNYNF, encoded by the coding sequence ATGAAAAGCAAAATCTTAGCCTTGCTGGGCAGCACCCTGCTTACGGGCACGGCCATGGCCGGCGGATACCAAGTGAACCTGGCCAGCCAGCGACAGATTGGTATGGGCCATACAGGTACTGGTCTGGTTACAGGAACTTCCAGCATCTTCTTTAACCCTGGCGCGATGGCGCAGGCACGTAACGGCGTAACTATAGGTGCCAGTGCTATTATTTCTAAAATCGCTTACCAGGCTCCGGAATCCAATAACACCATTATGGCCGATAACCCTACAGGTACGCCGTTCCAGGTGTATGGTGTTTACGGCATCACAGATAAGTTAAAAGCAGGTTTAGGTGTATACACGCCATTTGGCAGCACTGTAAACTGGGGTAATGAGTGGAACGGCCGCTTCGGCTTAAACGAACTATCGTTAAAGGCTATTTTTGTGCAGCCAACCCTTAGCTACCAGGTAACTGAAAAGTTAGGCATAGGTGCTGGTTTTGTGTACTCAACTGGTGGTGTAAACCTGAAGCGTTCAATTCCGCTGGAAGGCAACGAAGGTGAAGGAAGAGCTGAACTGGATGGTGACGCAAGTGGCTTTGGCTACAACCTGGGTGTTTTCTTTAAACCAACTGAAAAACTGTCGCTAGGTTTAAACTACCGCTCTCAGGTGGATATGGAAGTAGAAGAAGGTACAGCTGAATTTGATGTTCCTGCTTCTGTTCAGTCACGTTTCCCGGCCAATGGTACAAGCTTTAAAGCTAAACTGCCATTGCCATCTACTTTAACACTGGGTATTGGTTTTAACCCGACCGAAAAACTGACGCTTGCAGTTGATATCAGCCGCGTTGGCTGGAGCGCTTACGAAAAACTGCGTTTTGACTATGGCGCAGATGTGAACGGCAGCAACTTTACAGAGAACGCCCGTAACTACGAAGATGTATTTATTTACCGTATTGGTGCTGAGTACAACGTAACTGAGTCGCTTGCACTGCGTGCCGGCGCTTACTTAGACGAAACTCCTGTACAGGATGGCTACCTTACTCCAGAAACACCGGATTCTGACTCACGTGGTCTTTCTTTTGGTTTAGGCTACTCCATCAACGAAAACATCAGCATAGATGCTTCTTTCCTTTACATCAACAAAAAAGAGAGAACAGATGCATCTAACCTGTCTGGTGGTATAGGTGGTACTTACAAGTCTATAGCTTACATACCTGGCGTTGCTCTTAACTATAACTTCTAA
- a CDS encoding DUF72 domain-containing protein, whose translation MDFGKLQNIDHVDFTLPTDHPDTQPLLIRNKQDEKPEVYIGLPVWVNKAWAGNIYPATMREKDSLLWYARQFNTIELNSTHYHIPGDTTIERWRNSVPRGFKFCPKFPQLINHESALQNTHSMTAAFCEAIAGLEDNLGSSFLQLPPYFSPSQLPDLEAFVKFIPESIPVAVELRHPDWFTDNVASLELFEVLEKYRIGTVLTDVAGRRDVLHMRLTTPSAMIRFVGNGLHPTDYSRIDAWVQRLKLWFENGLQQLYFFVHEPDNTLAPDLAIYLIGQLNKVCGFDLKVPKKFVQPVQGELF comes from the coding sequence ATGGATTTCGGGAAACTACAGAACATAGATCACGTTGATTTTACACTGCCGACAGATCATCCTGATACACAGCCTTTACTGATCAGGAATAAACAGGACGAGAAGCCGGAAGTGTATATTGGCCTGCCGGTATGGGTTAATAAAGCGTGGGCAGGAAATATTTACCCGGCAACTATGCGCGAGAAAGATTCGCTGTTGTGGTATGCCCGGCAGTTTAACACCATAGAGCTTAACAGTACCCACTACCACATACCCGGGGATACAACCATAGAGCGTTGGCGAAACTCGGTGCCACGTGGTTTTAAATTCTGCCCTAAGTTTCCGCAGCTCATAAACCACGAAAGCGCCCTGCAAAATACCCACAGCATGACAGCTGCCTTCTGTGAGGCTATTGCCGGATTGGAAGATAACCTGGGAAGCTCCTTTCTGCAGTTGCCACCATACTTTAGCCCAAGCCAGCTACCCGACCTGGAGGCGTTTGTAAAGTTTATCCCTGAATCAATACCTGTTGCCGTAGAGCTCCGCCACCCCGATTGGTTTACAGATAACGTCGCCTCGCTGGAGCTTTTTGAAGTACTGGAGAAATACAGGATTGGAACTGTTTTGACAGACGTAGCCGGTCGCCGCGATGTGCTGCACATGCGCTTAACTACTCCATCTGCTATGATACGGTTTGTTGGCAACGGCTTACACCCAACAGACTATAGCCGGATCGATGCCTGGGTGCAGCGCCTGAAACTATGGTTCGAAAACGGTCTGCAGCAGCTCTACTTTTTCGTGCACGAGCCCGACAACACGTTAGCCCCTGACCTTGCCATTTACCTGATAGGGCAACTGAATAAAGTATGTGGCTTTGATCTGAAAGTGCCGAAGAAGTTTGTGCAGCCTGTGCAAGGGGAGTTGTTTTGA
- a CDS encoding septal ring lytic transglycosylase RlpA family protein: MIYNRKCILLTVIIFLFIGIGQVTIAQDITQTETGPASWYGSKYHGRKTSSGERYNKNDMTAAHKTLPFGTKVKVTNLANNESVVLRINDRGPFVGNRIIDVSEVAARKLDIHSRGIANVKVEVIEIDGKTVAAAAPVEPEIYSIQKGTYSSEELALQQTERLKAFDKYLTVELMEEKVQGKKIHKLKIGRFEDKQHAEAFNELLKDEGLEGVVAKL; this comes from the coding sequence ATGATATATAATAGAAAGTGCATCCTCTTAACAGTAATCATTTTTCTATTCATTGGCATCGGCCAGGTAACTATAGCACAAGACATCACGCAAACCGAAACGGGACCTGCCTCCTGGTACGGAAGTAAATACCACGGCAGAAAAACCAGCAGCGGCGAACGTTACAACAAGAACGACATGACCGCAGCACACAAAACACTTCCTTTCGGCACTAAGGTAAAAGTAACCAACCTCGCCAACAACGAATCAGTAGTTCTTCGCATTAACGACCGTGGCCCATTTGTAGGTAACCGCATTATAGATGTTTCTGAAGTAGCCGCCCGTAAACTGGATATACACAGCCGTGGTATAGCTAACGTAAAAGTTGAAGTAATTGAGATAGACGGAAAGACTGTAGCAGCTGCTGCACCCGTTGAGCCGGAAATATATTCTATCCAGAAAGGCACCTATAGTTCGGAGGAGCTAGCGCTGCAGCAAACCGAGCGCTTGAAAGCGTTTGACAAATACCTGACCGTGGAGTTAATGGAAGAGAAAGTTCAGGGTAAAAAGATACACAAGCTTAAAATAGGCCGTTTTGAAGATAAGCAACATGCTGAAGCGTTCAACGAGCTCCTGAAAGATGAAGGGCTGGAAGGCGTAGTAGCTAAGTTGTAA
- a CDS encoding insulinase family protein, with protein sequence MIKKLYTTLALALALVSVAPAQTKQSPPAAGPAPKIELGKYEQITLKNGLKVYVVENHKQPVVSMSLVLDRDPILEGDKAGYVSAAGQMMRTGTASRTKDQFDEQVDFIGANLSFSSTGFNASSLKKHLPTLLNLTSDALLNPKFTQEELDKVKKQMIANLASEKDNPDAIASKMRNMLLYGKDHPYGEVMTEKTVESITLADVQNYYSTYFKPNIGYLAVVGDITPKEAKKLLNKSLKNWKKGNVPAKTFALPAAPAKTQVVIVDRPSAVQSVLSFVNPADLKPGAPDAVAAQLMNTILGGGSSARLFLNLREDKGYTYGAYSSLSSDEILGRFNASANVRNAVTDSATVEFMKELTKIRSERVTNDELNYAKAYMTGNFARGLENPATVAVYAINIARYNLPADYYASYLKKVEAVTAEDIQRVAQKYVTPDQLYIVAVGNAGDIASKLKKFDLEDGQIAYYNTAGEKVDRSAAATAVPADVTAEKVLANYIKAIGGKANIDKVKDITVTSNATIQGMPLVITQQQKGTDKFVALVSMNNSPLQRVVINGDKGKMEAPMQGVNKDMTSEELATQKLESDMFAQSRYDKLGVKTKVTGMEDVDGKQAYVVEATTANGQKTLHYFDKNTGLLLKDVKSLQSPQGVLTQTKNYSNYKEVSGIKFPHTVETSVGPQVIKAEVQSVEVNKGISDDTFKI encoded by the coding sequence ATGATAAAGAAACTATATACCACACTGGCGTTAGCTCTGGCGCTGGTTTCTGTTGCTCCGGCACAGACAAAGCAGTCTCCGCCTGCTGCGGGCCCGGCTCCTAAAATTGAGTTGGGCAAGTACGAGCAGATCACGCTCAAAAACGGCCTTAAAGTTTATGTGGTAGAAAACCACAAGCAGCCGGTTGTATCTATGTCTTTAGTATTAGACAGAGACCCGATCCTGGAAGGAGACAAAGCTGGTTATGTATCGGCTGCCGGCCAGATGATGCGTACCGGAACTGCTAGCCGTACCAAAGATCAGTTTGATGAGCAGGTAGACTTTATTGGTGCTAACCTGTCGTTCAGCTCTACAGGCTTTAACGCTTCATCGCTTAAGAAGCACCTGCCTACGTTATTAAATCTTACTTCTGATGCCCTGCTGAACCCTAAGTTTACCCAGGAAGAGCTTGACAAGGTTAAAAAGCAGATGATAGCCAACCTGGCATCTGAAAAAGATAACCCGGATGCAATTGCCAGCAAAATGCGCAACATGCTGCTTTATGGCAAAGACCACCCGTACGGCGAGGTAATGACCGAGAAAACAGTAGAAAGCATTACGCTTGCCGATGTTCAGAACTACTATAGCACTTATTTCAAACCAAACATCGGTTACCTGGCTGTAGTTGGCGACATCACTCCGAAAGAGGCGAAAAAGCTACTGAACAAGTCGCTGAAAAATTGGAAGAAAGGCAACGTGCCAGCTAAAACATTTGCTTTACCGGCAGCTCCGGCTAAAACGCAGGTTGTTATAGTTGATCGCCCAAGTGCAGTACAAAGCGTCCTTTCGTTCGTTAACCCAGCCGACCTGAAGCCAGGTGCTCCTGATGCCGTTGCTGCTCAGCTGATGAACACAATCCTTGGTGGTGGCAGCTCTGCCCGTTTATTCCTGAACCTGCGCGAAGACAAAGGTTATACCTACGGTGCTTACTCGTCACTTTCTTCTGATGAGATCCTGGGCCGCTTTAACGCATCGGCTAACGTGCGTAATGCTGTTACTGATAGTGCTACAGTTGAGTTCATGAAAGAACTTACCAAGATACGTAGCGAGCGTGTAACCAACGACGAACTGAACTATGCGAAAGCGTACATGACCGGTAACTTTGCCCGTGGTTTAGAGAACCCTGCTACTGTAGCTGTTTACGCGATCAACATCGCACGTTATAACCTGCCAGCCGATTACTATGCCAGCTACCTGAAAAAAGTAGAAGCTGTTACGGCAGAAGATATCCAGCGTGTAGCTCAGAAATATGTAACTCCTGACCAGTTATACATTGTAGCGGTTGGCAATGCAGGTGATATAGCCTCTAAACTGAAGAAATTTGACCTGGAAGATGGCCAGATAGCTTACTACAACACCGCCGGCGAAAAAGTAGATCGTAGTGCTGCTGCAACCGCTGTTCCTGCTGATGTAACTGCCGAAAAAGTGCTGGCTAACTATATCAAAGCAATTGGTGGCAAAGCGAACATTGATAAGGTAAAAGATATTACTGTAACCAGCAACGCAACTATACAGGGCATGCCGCTTGTAATTACACAGCAGCAGAAAGGCACTGATAAGTTTGTAGCACTGGTAAGCATGAATAACAGTCCACTTCAGCGTGTAGTTATTAACGGCGACAAAGGTAAAATGGAAGCCCCGATGCAAGGCGTTAACAAAGACATGACGAGTGAAGAACTTGCTACCCAGAAACTGGAATCGGATATGTTCGCGCAGTCTCGTTACGACAAACTTGGTGTTAAAACCAAAGTAACCGGCATGGAAGATGTAGATGGCAAGCAGGCGTATGTAGTAGAAGCTACAACCGCAAACGGCCAGAAAACTTTACATTACTTTGATAAGAACACTGGCCTGTTACTGAAAGATGTGAAAAGCCTTCAGTCGCCACAAGGTGTACTTACCCAGACTAAAAACTACAGCAACTATAAGGAAGTAAGCGGTATTAAATTCCCGCACACTGTAGAAACTTCTGTTGGTCCGCAGGTAATTAAAGCTGAAGTACAGAGCGTTGAAGTAAACAAAGGCATCAGCGACGATACGTTCAAGATTTAA
- a CDS encoding SGNH/GDSL hydrolase family protein, with product MKNFIYKSGMLALFAGVLLTSCDPEIDAPNPTAGEADFSKYVALGNSLTAGFADGALYLEGQQSSYPSILAQQFAQVGGGADFRQPLMPAGVSLGSPIITATGAEVPQKRILKVQPDCAGVVGLAPVEAGARAAYPAAFIGAAPTQQGPYNNMGVPGAKSFHLLAPGYGSPAGLATGTANPFFVRFATSPETSVIADAVAQNPTFFTLWIGNNDVLGYALAGGNADAPTAEKPSPNYPTNPTAFGQYIGALVQQLTAKGAKGALGNIPEVSKIPYFTTIPYNALVLTAEQAAQLTAGYAAQGMGHITFTAGANAFVVLEDGMPRKMTAGELVLLSASDLVKCQGKGSMSPLGDEYVLSTAELAIIKQHTDAYNAAIKKIADDNGLAHADFNAYLNKVSGGFTLNGVTYSSTFVTGNVFSLDGIHFTQRGAALAANEFIGSINAKYNARVPKVDETQYSTVVFP from the coding sequence ATGAAGAATTTTATCTATAAATCTGGTATGCTGGCACTTTTTGCTGGTGTGCTACTTACGAGCTGCGATCCCGAGATCGATGCTCCGAACCCAACAGCGGGCGAGGCTGATTTTTCAAAATATGTTGCACTTGGCAACTCGCTTACAGCAGGTTTTGCTGATGGAGCTTTATACCTTGAAGGGCAGCAGAGTTCTTATCCATCTATACTTGCCCAGCAATTTGCACAGGTAGGTGGCGGTGCAGATTTCAGACAGCCTTTAATGCCTGCCGGTGTTAGCTTAGGTAGCCCGATAATTACAGCTACCGGAGCAGAAGTGCCTCAAAAGCGTATCTTAAAAGTTCAGCCTGACTGTGCTGGTGTTGTAGGACTTGCCCCGGTTGAAGCCGGAGCCAGAGCCGCCTATCCGGCAGCCTTCATAGGTGCAGCCCCTACACAGCAAGGCCCTTATAATAACATGGGTGTGCCAGGTGCTAAGTCTTTCCATTTACTGGCTCCTGGCTATGGTAGCCCGGCTGGTTTGGCTACTGGTACTGCTAACCCATTCTTCGTTCGCTTTGCAACCTCTCCGGAAACCAGCGTAATAGCAGATGCCGTTGCTCAGAATCCGACATTCTTTACCCTGTGGATTGGTAATAACGATGTGTTAGGTTATGCACTGGCGGGTGGTAACGCTGATGCTCCAACAGCAGAAAAGCCTTCTCCAAATTACCCTACTAACCCTACTGCCTTTGGTCAGTACATAGGTGCACTAGTACAACAGCTTACTGCAAAAGGTGCAAAAGGTGCTCTAGGTAACATTCCGGAAGTATCTAAAATACCTTACTTTACAACGATACCCTACAACGCGCTGGTTCTTACTGCTGAGCAGGCGGCACAGCTAACAGCTGGTTATGCAGCGCAAGGTATGGGGCACATTACTTTTACTGCAGGTGCTAATGCTTTTGTAGTGTTAGAAGATGGCATGCCTCGTAAGATGACAGCAGGCGAGCTGGTACTTCTTTCAGCTTCAGACCTCGTGAAGTGCCAGGGCAAAGGCTCTATGTCTCCGTTAGGAGATGAGTATGTGCTTTCTACTGCTGAGCTGGCAATTATTAAGCAACATACAGATGCTTATAATGCTGCGATCAAAAAGATTGCTGATGACAATGGTTTAGCACACGCCGACTTTAATGCATACCTGAATAAAGTATCAGGAGGTTTTACGCTTAACGGTGTGACTTACAGCAGTACATTTGTTACTGGTAACGTCTTCAGCTTAGACGGGATCCACTTTACACAACGTGGCGCCGCACTGGCCGCTAACGAGTTTATTGGTTCTATCAATGCTAAGTATAACGCCCGCGTACCAAAAGTTGATGAAACACAGTACAGCACAGTTGTATTCCCGTAA
- a CDS encoding sensor histidine kinase: protein MVKVRYVSEFNYSLLLTWLVLLLCAPVTFAQPANTIALLPGSQEIRLPLQVYHDLGGKKTIATIKQAPFEQLDTAATLLAGKTVHWVRVILANNSNYQQDSYLYAGDWSRIELFTQQPDGTTIKQQTGQLIPVSERDMPSSKPYLRLQIAPKSQLQLYLRLQGDIDLYKPQHLSLQLHTPEQVIQVNNDRLLGQGIFIGIIAVMALYNLVLFMSVRDRSYLYYVMALTGTGLYFMFYHGFALELLWPEAPVWNAHSFAFIVTFNGIFRLLFTRSYLNTRQTMPLWDKAITFLALLYALPVAMGLLSYFTPLDLLQVCVDLIGIIGGAVLVVMFLVGVHSLYKGYRPALYFLFANVLFVIGALLFILKETHLVPDTPLTVYSAQVGIVAQVVLFSLGLAYRLNTVTSELAAKVLEKERMEREKEIERKRLIEQQKKELEVTVANRTAALRNKTQELKHTVRQLKASELKLMRINSIKDRFFSIISHDLRTPLATLDSFLNILINFSDRMKPEQMQKLANHTQLSVRNLQALLENLLQWSAAQSGSADTVSFDPEEVYLSEIVQRNLDLLEDTAMAKGINWQLDLSENLKVYADANMLAFVIRNLLHNAIKFSGAGSRIKLSAAVTGSGIAEVSVEDQGIGMAPETVASLFNQEQLALTTKGTANEKGTGLGLLLCRLFVERNGGSIWVSSELGKGSRFWFTVPLTQGSSTSETQLLATATDVVG, encoded by the coding sequence ATGGTTAAGGTAAGGTACGTTTCAGAGTTTAACTATAGCCTGTTGCTTACGTGGCTGGTGCTGTTACTTTGTGCACCTGTTACTTTTGCTCAGCCTGCCAATACTATAGCACTGCTTCCGGGCAGCCAGGAAATACGGTTACCCCTACAGGTATACCATGATCTTGGCGGTAAAAAGACGATCGCAACTATAAAACAGGCGCCTTTTGAGCAACTGGACACCGCTGCCACCTTGCTGGCCGGGAAAACAGTACATTGGGTTCGGGTAATACTTGCCAACAACAGCAACTATCAACAAGACAGCTACCTGTATGCCGGCGACTGGAGCAGGATAGAACTGTTTACCCAGCAACCCGACGGCACAACTATAAAACAACAAACAGGGCAGCTGATTCCGGTTTCGGAACGTGATATGCCATCTAGTAAACCCTATCTACGGCTGCAGATTGCACCGAAAAGCCAGCTGCAACTATACCTGCGGCTACAGGGCGATATAGACCTGTATAAACCCCAACACCTGAGCTTGCAGTTACATACCCCGGAACAGGTAATACAGGTTAACAACGACCGCCTTTTAGGGCAGGGAATTTTTATTGGCATTATTGCCGTGATGGCGCTCTATAACTTGGTGCTGTTTATGTCGGTGCGTGACCGGAGCTATTTGTATTATGTAATGGCCCTGACCGGTACCGGTTTATACTTTATGTTTTACCATGGCTTTGCCCTGGAGCTGCTCTGGCCCGAAGCCCCTGTCTGGAATGCGCACAGCTTTGCCTTTATAGTTACCTTTAATGGTATCTTCCGATTGTTGTTTACTCGCAGCTACCTGAACACCCGGCAAACCATGCCGCTTTGGGATAAGGCCATTACGTTCCTGGCGCTGTTGTATGCCTTGCCCGTAGCAATGGGTTTGCTATCCTATTTTACCCCGCTGGATTTGCTGCAGGTTTGCGTAGACCTGATCGGGATTATTGGTGGGGCCGTACTGGTGGTCATGTTTTTAGTAGGCGTACATTCCCTTTATAAAGGCTACCGACCGGCGCTATACTTCCTGTTTGCCAATGTGCTGTTTGTGATAGGAGCGCTGCTTTTTATTTTGAAGGAGACACACCTGGTACCAGATACACCACTCACAGTTTACTCGGCGCAGGTGGGCATTGTAGCGCAGGTGGTGCTTTTCTCGTTGGGGCTTGCTTACAGGCTTAATACAGTTACCAGCGAGCTTGCGGCCAAAGTGCTGGAAAAAGAGCGGATGGAGCGTGAAAAAGAAATTGAACGCAAACGCCTAATAGAGCAACAGAAAAAAGAACTGGAAGTAACTGTTGCCAACCGCACGGCCGCACTGCGCAATAAAACCCAGGAACTGAAACATACCGTACGGCAACTGAAAGCATCAGAGCTGAAACTCATGCGCATCAACAGCATCAAGGACCGCTTCTTTTCCATCATCTCACACGACTTACGCACGCCACTCGCCACCCTGGATTCCTTCCTGAATATTCTGATCAATTTTTCGGACAGGATGAAGCCGGAGCAAATGCAGAAACTGGCCAACCACACCCAGCTATCGGTACGTAACCTGCAGGCCTTGCTGGAAAACCTGCTGCAATGGTCAGCGGCACAGTCCGGGTCTGCCGATACGGTGAGTTTTGACCCTGAAGAAGTATACCTGTCGGAAATAGTGCAGCGCAACCTGGACCTGCTGGAAGATACGGCTATGGCCAAAGGCATAAACTGGCAGTTAGACTTATCTGAAAATTTAAAAGTATATGCGGATGCCAACATGCTTGCTTTCGTGATCCGGAACCTGCTGCATAATGCCATTAAGTTTTCCGGGGCAGGGAGCAGAATAAAATTAAGCGCTGCGGTAACAGGTAGCGGTATAGCTGAAGTATCAGTGGAGGACCAGGGCATTGGGATGGCGCCGGAAACAGTGGCATCCTTATTTAACCAGGAACAACTGGCGTTAACAACTAAAGGTACAGCCAACGAAAAAGGTACCGGCCTCGGACTTTTGCTCTGTCGTCTGTTTGTGGAGCGCAATGGCGGTTCTATCTGGGTAAGCAGCGAGTTAGGAAAAGGCAGCCGTTTCTGGTTTACAGTACCGCTAACACAGGGTAGTAGTACTTCTGAAACACAACTGCTTGCCACTGCTACAGATGTTGTAGGTTAA